TGATGAGCTGGCTTCCTCTTAACCCCGTGCCGTTGAAAAATCGCGTCTCGATGATTTTTTTACAATATGGGCAGATAGATGTTATCGACGGCGCATTTGTCTTAATCGATAAAAACGGCGTGCGTACTCATATTCCGTTAGGCTCAGTGGCCTGCATTATGCTGGAGCCAGGAACGCGAGTTTCTCATGCGGCGGAGCGGCTTGCCGGCTTGCCTCTACGGTTGGAACGTTACTGGTGTGGGTTGGGGAAGCGGGCGTGCGGGTTTATGCTTCAGGGCAGCCCGGCGGCGCGCGTGCGGATAAGCTGCTCTATCAGGCAAAGCTGGCGCTGGATCAGGATCTGCGTCTGAAGGTAGTGCGCCGGATGTATGAGCTACGCTTTGGCGAACCTGCCCCGGCTCGCCGCTCCGTTGAGCAGCTACGCGGTATAGAAGGCAGCCGCGTTCGCGCAACCTATGCGCTGCTGGCAAAGCAGTATGGCGTTAAATGGCACGGACGTCGTTACGATCCAAAGGATTGGGCAAAAGGCGATACGGTGAATCAATGTATCAGCGCGGCGACCTCCTGTTTATATGGCATAACGGAAGCGGCGGTGCTGGCCGCAGGCTATGCGCCTGCCATCTGCTTTATTCATACCGGCAAACCGCTCTCATTTGTCTATGACATTGCGGATATCATCAAATTCGATACCGTGGTGCCAAAGGCGTTTGAAGTGGCGCGCCGTCAGCCCGCAGAGCCGGATCGTGAAATTCGCCTTGCCTGCCGCGATATTTTCCGCAGCGGTAAAACGCTGGAAAAGCTGATTCCTTTAATTGAGGATGTGCTGGCGGCGGGAGAGATTGAACCGCCACCGCCGCCTGAAGATGCTTTGCCTGTTGCTATCCCACTTCCCGTTTCCTTAGGCGACGTCGGTCATCGGAGTCGCTGACAATGAGCATGTTAGTTGTGGTAACTGGAAATGTTCCGCCGCGATTACGCGGCAGGCTGGCGATTTGGTTACTTGAAATACGTGCGGGCGTTTATGTCGGTGACGTCTCGGCGCGTATGCGCGCCATGATATGGGAACAGATTTCAGTATTAGCAGAAACCGGAAATGTGGTGATGGCCTGGGCAACCAATACCGAGTCGGGCTTCGATTTTCAAACCTGGGGTGAAAACAGACGTATTCCGGTAGATCTTGATGGGCTGCGTTTGGTTTCCTTCCTGCCTGTTGATAATCAATAAGTTAATGCTCTTTAAAAGCGGGATATATCCGGCGCATTTTTGTCTGGCGAAAACTGCTATTAATTCGGGGATATATTTTTAGAGTGCTTCCCGCGTCAGTAGAATGCGTTGATTATCTCCAGTTGTGTCACGTTTATGTTTGGCGCCCAGGAATTCTGTTTGCTAAAAAACAGGTGGTTTAATTTATGCAGATGAAAGTCAACAGAAAAAGGAATGAAAATTCATAATTTCATTAGTTGCTTAACTATTTGACATTTCCCTGTTTAAAGTTAATGAATTCTACGATAATTGAAGGAGTCGGATTGTGGCTCGAAAAAATAACCGCCTTGCTAATAGACTATTATTTACGTTTGCTTTTTTTGGCTCTTTTCCGTTACTTGCAATTTTTATAACGTATCTAATTAATCCTGAATCATCTGTTCTGTATTACATTTTTACTAACACTCAAGACATTCCTTCGGTGACTTCTGCATTTAATCCTGTAATGACAAAGGCTATGGATTTATACTGCAAAAGCGCCCCTTTTTTTTGCATTTTTAACTTTTTTAACTATATTTAAATACAGAGAATTGATGATAATAATCGACAGAAATAAAGCAGTGCGATCATGCTTATTTACTCCAGTAGTCTACGGAGTAAGTATGTATCTTTTAATGTTGAGGGACTTTGAGTTAACCACCGCAGGCAGACTATTAAAAATCATGTCTACAAATAATGCAACGTTATATCTTTCTTATTTATTGATTTACATTGTTATTTTTTTCATGACATATGCTATGTGTTATATGCCTGTACTGTCACTTAAACTATATAAAGGGAGGTAACGGGAAACTGTTACCTCTCTCATTACCAGTTAGTGGGGCAACCTAATGATTTCATTATTCAGTTTATCAACAAATTTATCATCAATCATGGCACCAATCAATGCGACCATTATAATGCCGAGAATATTCACTGCAACGGCAGGTGCACCTTACAGAAGCAACCGCACTTGTCGACAGAAACGTATATCTGTGCTTATCACACGGAAGAAAGCTGCACTGTGCAGTTTGCTATCGGCATCGAAATAGTTTCTCAGCCAACCAGGCTTTCTGTACCATCGTGGGTAAACCAGGGGATGTACCGTATTATGTCGTTTGGGCGCGTATTCTCTACGTCAGCGAGGGATAAAATGCTGACGATCCGCCTGGAGGGAGGTTCCCTGCGCAATCGGGGGCAGCCGTATAGAAAGATTATGGCTGGTTAAATTGATTTCTGGTTTTAAGGTGGCAATAAAAGCTCCGTCGAAACGGAGCTTCATATTGCGACATAATTACTTTAATTGCTGGGGAAAAGCTCAGTCATTTTTACTTTACAATAAGTCATAAAGACATCTTCAGAGGCTTCAGGATGTTGTTTTATATCATCCATGACGTGTTTATCTGAGGTGATCTCTTTTAGCGTGTCCATCAGGATGCCTTTCACCTGATCTTTCTGAGAAGAGGGCATCCTGGGATCGAGAGATTTAACTTTAGCCAGCGCATTATCCGCCGCTTTTTCCAGCGTTAAGCCAGACACCACCACATCCGTGATCATCTCCCACGACATCCCGCACATGTAAGAGGCTTGCTTACGCGTTAAGCCAATGGTTTCCAGCTCCTTGCCACCGCAGCCAGATTGAGTGAAAAATTTAATATCTTCAGGCAGCTTATAGCTACCATCGATCATATATTTTCCCGATCTGTAGGCAAAGGGGCGCCAGGTGCTGTGATCGCGTGGTGAAAAAACTTCTCCGCAAATATAATCCTCTCCGCGCATATTTTTGATATGACGAAGTAATTTAAACTGAACTTTGGCTGGCTCTGACATTGCACTTCTTATCGTTTCCTGTGCCGTTTCAATTGTGTCGGTTTGTGCCAGCACCGGAAGGGCAATAAAACAAAAAGCAAAAATATATTTCCTCATGATATCCCTGTGTCATTCCTGTCCATCGTAATAAAACAGCCCCGGATAATATCAAAGATAAAAGGTTAGGCAATGCCAAAATCATAAGATGTCAGGACAGGATTATTATTTTAAATCGTAGCAGGGGTTATATATTAGCTTTTCTTTATTTAAGGGCGTTTGTTGATTAATACATGGGGGTATTAACAGAATAGTACTGTTACAAATTGAGAAAAAATATTAATCCGCATGTTTTATCAAACAATATCTTTCTTTTTTTACCTACAGGTCAGCATGTTTGATATAAGGCAAAAGCAAATGCATTTACAACTCCTTGCTGAACCGGTTGAGCTATAATGAGACTTCTCACCAAGAGGAGTAAATTTTATGAGCTTCGATAAACACGATCTGAGTGGTTTAGTCGGTAAACATCTGGTCTACACCTATGATAATGGCTGGAACTATGAAATTTACGTTAAAAACAACCAGACGATCGATTACCGCATTCATAGCGGGCTGGTTGGCAACCGCTGGGTTAAAGATCAGCACGTTTATCTGGCGCGCCTGGCCGGTGACGTTTACAAAATCTCCTGGACAGAACCAACCGGTACGGATGTTAGCCTTAGCGTCAATCTTGCCGACAAAGTGTTCCATGGCACCATCTTCTTCCCGCGCTGGGTGATGAATAATCCGGAAAAAACCGTCTGCTTCCAGAACGAGCATCTGGATGAAATGGCCAGCTACCGGGAAGCCGGTCCTGCTTATCCAACCGAAGTGATTGATGAGTACGCCACGCTGACTTTTATTCGTGACGTGGGTGAAAACGATGACAGCGTCATCAACTGCCCGGCCAGCGAGCTGCCTGATAATTTCCCGGAAAATTTAAAACAGGCGTGATCGCATGCGGCTTCTGAACCGGCGGACGTTCAGTTTTATTTCTGAACGTGAGAGCGGTTTCTGTAAACAGATGCCGTTCTGGTGACGAAAAAAAACCGCCCGTCGGCCCTTTTCGCTGGCATGTTGGCACCACGGGAGCAATGAATTTAGTTGGCGCAGGCTAAGCACGGCGATAAAGGTGGCGAACAGGGCATAAGGGCGTTTTTACCGTCGGTAGTAAAACATCTGCTGTTAAACCCGGCTGCTTATTAACCGGCCGGGTTTATTTTTGCGCTTCTTTAACGTTTAGCCTGATGTCGCATCGTTCCTGCGCAGGGAGAAACGATGCGGATGTTCTGCTGATGCTGACGGTTGTCCCTCTTTTCAGAACCATTCACCATAGCGACGAATATAGAGGGTTTTTACGCCCTGGCTCAACAGGCAGTAGCCCAACAGCGTTATGACCAGCCACGGGAAATAGCTCAGCGGCAGCGCCTGCAAACCAAAAGTAGTCGCCAGCGGTGAAAAGGGCAGCGTAATGCCGATTATCACTACCGCCAGCGTTGCCAGCATCACCGGCAGGCTGGCCCAGGCCTGAATAAAGGGAATATGGCGGGTGCGCAACATATGCACTACCAGCGTCTGGGAAAGCAGGCCTTCAACAAACCAGCCGGACTGGAACAGCGCCTGATGTTCGCTGCCGTTAGCGCCGAAGACGTACCACATCAGCGCAAAAGTGGTGATATCAAAAATTGACGACAGCGGGCCCATCCACAGCATAAAG
The sequence above is a segment of the Mixta intestinalis genome. Coding sequences within it:
- the cas2e gene encoding type I-E CRISPR-associated endoribonuclease Cas2e: MSMLVVVTGNVPPRLRGRLAIWLLEIRAGVYVGDVSARMRAMIWEQISVLAETGNVVMAWATNTESGFDFQTWGENRRIPVDLDGLRLVSFLPVDNQ
- a CDS encoding phenolic acid decarboxylase: MSFDKHDLSGLVGKHLVYTYDNGWNYEIYVKNNQTIDYRIHSGLVGNRWVKDQHVYLARLAGDVYKISWTEPTGTDVSLSVNLADKVFHGTIFFPRWVMNNPEKTVCFQNEHLDEMASYREAGPAYPTEVIDEYATLTFIRDVGENDDSVINCPASELPDNFPENLKQA